In Halarcobacter bivalviorum, a genomic segment contains:
- a CDS encoding EAL domain-containing protein — protein MKNKIFLKIGAVFVFIVCVYLSFIIFVISPKVTKYLVDFETNQVKQQLDKVSTIIASREEQLNEFKTLKERDYRQKIREISYLAYNIASSYNEMFKEGLYTKEKATNSALSIISKIEYGHDDYIYVINTKGEVLYHPTKEYIGQNIYNLKDSKGKIFIPTVIKNSIEEKETYTRYSWEKPNSKATSDKLVHSIYFEPFDMIISSAVYDSHIEIEIEAQKDKTIKKLRPLIDSLLSKENSYIYILDKNYNIIMHPNKELLKDSSESFEKAISFKSFENAYKNGKVWEYSWNKNNIDDKKLAWIKYNDFFEWYIVSSVYKKDLEKKADEIDSLIINLSVILLLVLMSIAILFVQKLLRPIEVLTKNAELVKNGNLNARADINSDDELGVLASHFNRMLDYIQENTRSLEEKITERTMQIRTKLYYDELTGLKNRESLTQDLRKDDMVALTFIDINNFDDINELYGFEIGNEVLIKVMEVLKDFSLENELELYRVAGDIFALKDTNIGNFIRYEQLLSEIHEIFGKEFTVDSLGIDLFLSVSLGVSISQNDSIKSANIALKKAKQMGYKTMVYNKEIDTKENIKKMMHWKDKIKYAIDNDKVVPFFQPIFDKNENLIKYETLMRIKDDVDGKVHYLSPGNFFDVAIKTKQYFKLNQIVIKKAFDNIDTIGKMVSVNISFSDILNLDFMDFIEREVRVLTKEQREKIVFEILESDFISDHKVLDEFILTYRKKGIKFAIDDFGTGYSNFTHVLNIKPEYIKIDGSLIKDIDKNQTSYEMVKSIIDFCKSLKIIVVVEFIHNETVYKILQDLGADEYQGFYLGEPAPLF, from the coding sequence ATGAAAAACAAAATTTTTCTTAAAATAGGAGCAGTTTTTGTTTTTATTGTCTGTGTATATTTATCTTTTATAATCTTTGTAATATCTCCAAAAGTTACAAAATATTTAGTTGATTTTGAAACCAATCAAGTTAAACAACAACTTGACAAGGTTTCAACTATTATTGCTTCACGAGAAGAACAATTAAATGAATTTAAAACTTTAAAAGAGAGAGACTATCGTCAAAAAATAAGAGAAATCTCTTATCTTGCTTATAATATTGCTTCATCATATAATGAAATGTTCAAAGAAGGACTTTATACAAAAGAGAAGGCTACTAATAGTGCTTTATCTATTATCTCTAAAATAGAGTATGGACATGATGATTATATTTATGTAATAAATACAAAAGGTGAGGTTTTATATCATCCTACTAAAGAGTATATTGGTCAAAATATTTATAATCTAAAAGACTCAAAAGGTAAAATCTTTATTCCTACAGTGATTAAAAACTCTATTGAAGAAAAAGAGACATATACAAGATATAGCTGGGAAAAACCAAATAGTAAAGCTACTTCTGATAAGTTAGTTCATAGTATTTATTTTGAACCATTTGATATGATTATTTCTTCTGCAGTTTATGATTCACATATAGAAATAGAAATTGAAGCTCAAAAAGATAAAACAATCAAAAAACTTAGACCTCTTATAGATTCTTTATTATCTAAAGAAAATAGTTATATTTATATTTTAGATAAAAACTACAATATCATCATGCATCCCAATAAAGAGTTACTAAAAGATAGTTCAGAAAGTTTTGAAAAAGCTATTTCTTTTAAGAGTTTTGAAAATGCTTATAAAAATGGAAAAGTTTGGGAGTATTCTTGGAATAAAAACAATATAGATGATAAAAAGCTAGCTTGGATTAAATATAATGATTTCTTTGAGTGGTATATAGTCTCTTCTGTTTATAAAAAAGATTTAGAAAAAAAAGCAGATGAAATTGATTCTTTAATTATCAATTTATCAGTTATTTTACTGTTGGTTCTTATGTCAATTGCTATACTTTTTGTACAAAAACTTTTACGGCCAATTGAAGTATTAACTAAAAATGCAGAATTAGTAAAAAATGGTAATTTAAATGCAAGAGCAGATATTAATAGTGACGATGAGCTAGGAGTTTTAGCAAGTCACTTTAATAGAATGCTTGATTATATTCAAGAAAATACAAGAAGTTTAGAAGAAAAAATTACTGAAAGAACAATGCAAATAAGAACTAAGCTCTATTATGATGAGTTAACAGGATTAAAAAATAGAGAATCATTAACTCAAGATCTTAGAAAAGATGATATGGTAGCTTTAACTTTTATTGATATTAATAACTTTGATGACATTAATGAACTTTATGGTTTTGAAATAGGAAATGAAGTTTTAATAAAAGTAATGGAAGTATTAAAAGATTTTTCTTTAGAAAATGAGCTTGAATTATATCGTGTAGCAGGGGATATCTTTGCTTTAAAAGATACAAATATTGGAAACTTTATAAGATATGAGCAGTTGCTTTCTGAAATACATGAAATTTTTGGTAAAGAGTTTACTGTAGATAGTTTAGGCATTGATCTATTTTTATCAGTATCTTTAGGAGTTTCAATCTCTCAAAATGACTCAATAAAAAGTGCGAATATTGCTTTAAAAAAAGCAAAACAAATGGGTTATAAAACTATGGTTTATAACAAAGAGATTGATACTAAAGAGAATATCAAAAAAATGATGCATTGGAAAGATAAAATTAAATATGCAATTGATAATGATAAAGTGGTACCTTTTTTCCAACCAATTTTTGATAAAAATGAGAACCTAATTAAATATGAAACATTAATGAGAATAAAAGATGATGTAGATGGAAAAGTTCATTATCTTTCTCCTGGAAACTTTTTTGATGTGGCAATTAAAACAAAACAATATTTTAAATTAAATCAAATAGTTATTAAAAAAGCTTTTGACAATATTGATACTATAGGAAAAATGGTTTCTGTCAATATTAGCTTTTCTGATATTTTAAATTTAGATTTTATGGATTTTATTGAAAGAGAAGTAAGAGTTCTAACAAAAGAACAAAGAGAAAAAATTGTTTTTGAAATACTTGAAAGTGATTTTATTTCTGACCATAAAGTATTAGATGAGTTTATATTAACATATAGAAAAAAAGGTATTAAGTTTGCAATTGATGACTTTGGAACAGGATATTCAAACTTTACTCACGTTTTAAATATTAAACCAGAATATATAAAAATTGATGGTTCTTTAATTAAAGATATAGATAAAAATCAAACTTCATATGAAATGGTTAAATCAATTATTGATTTTTGTAAATCATTAAAAATAATTGTAGTTGTAGAGTTTATTCATAATGAAACAGTTTATAAAATTCTTCAAGATTTAGGTGCAGATGAGTATCAAGGGTTTTATTTAGGTGAACCAGCACCACTTTTTTAA
- a CDS encoding phosphatidylserine decarboxylase — protein sequence MHITNIISQYFGKFAKTEFPAFIQKFINKIYVKSLKLDMSEFRNEKFYKSLNDLFTRELAIAREINKDEKVFISPTDSLITQCGQVDGDLALQIKGMEYSFEELLTYNCADNFSKLVDGEYMNFYLSPKDYHRYHAPSDFEIKRLLHVPGKLYPVNLKYLNKQIDLFAENERVILECTHEDKIFYMVFVGALNVGQMVFDFEPRVETNTKIRDIQIYEYEDMKIKKGDCLGYFKMGSTVVMFWEKDFVQLEELTGQSVKYGQSICKKLN from the coding sequence ATGCATATTACAAATATTATCTCTCAATACTTTGGAAAGTTTGCAAAAACAGAATTTCCAGCATTTATACAGAAATTTATTAATAAAATATATGTAAAGAGTTTAAAGCTTGATATGAGTGAGTTTAGAAATGAAAAATTCTACAAATCACTGAATGACCTTTTTACAAGAGAGTTAGCAATTGCAAGAGAAATTAATAAAGATGAGAAAGTATTTATTTCTCCAACAGATAGTTTAATTACACAATGTGGACAAGTTGATGGAGATTTAGCTTTACAAATAAAAGGTATGGAATACTCATTCGAAGAGTTGTTAACTTATAATTGTGCAGATAATTTTTCAAAGTTAGTAGATGGAGAATATATGAACTTCTATCTATCTCCAAAGGATTATCATAGATACCATGCACCTAGTGATTTTGAAATAAAAAGATTACTTCATGTTCCAGGAAAGTTATATCCTGTAAATCTAAAATATTTAAATAAACAAATTGACCTTTTTGCTGAAAATGAAAGAGTAATTTTAGAGTGTACTCATGAAGATAAAATCTTTTATATGGTTTTTGTTGGAGCATTAAATGTTGGTCAAATGGTATTTGACTTTGAACCAAGAGTTGAAACAAATACTAAGATTAGAGATATTCAAATTTATGAGTATGAAGATATGAAAATTAAAAAAGGTGACTGTCTTGGTTACTTTAAAATGGGTTCTACCGTTGTAATGTTCTGGGAAAAAGATTTTGTTCAGTTAGAAGAATTAACTGGTCAATCTGTTAAATATGGGCAAAGTATTTGTAAAAAGCTAAATTAA
- a CDS encoding murein transglycosylase A — MKLIISSTLLFILFFTGCSQKEPLNLQKLEKISQAQVLKVDLNTIEGFYEDNLNYALEVFKKDCKRSKRFNLFKNVCEKAQVATNGSKFFTENFVAYELYNKNGTNKGVITGYYEPLLRGSLTKTSKYKYPIYKTPKDMYIVDLSSIYPELKKYRLRGKIEGNKIIPYDDREAINKRDDLEAICYVDDRFDLFFLHIQGSGKVLLDTGETINVGYANQNGHKYKGIGRMLLDEGVLKGYGASMQGIKAYLEANPNRVDEVLHENESYIFFSKRGQGATGALGTALTAERNLAVDRRYIPLGMPVFINTKNSVTQDKIDRLMVAADVGGAIKGEIRADFFYGNGEDAELYAGGMKEQGKLTILVPKEFAQ; from the coding sequence ATGAAGCTGATTATTTCATCTACACTTCTTTTTATTTTATTTTTTACAGGCTGTTCTCAAAAAGAGCCTTTAAATTTACAAAAATTAGAAAAAATATCACAAGCACAAGTATTAAAAGTTGATTTAAATACAATTGAAGGTTTTTATGAAGATAACTTAAACTATGCCTTAGAAGTTTTTAAAAAAGACTGTAAACGGTCAAAGAGATTTAATCTATTTAAAAATGTATGTGAAAAAGCACAAGTGGCTACAAATGGTTCTAAATTTTTTACAGAAAATTTTGTTGCTTATGAACTATATAATAAAAATGGTACAAATAAAGGTGTTATCACAGGTTATTATGAACCGTTATTAAGAGGTAGCTTAACAAAAACTTCAAAATATAAGTATCCAATTTATAAGACTCCAAAAGATATGTATATTGTTGACTTATCTTCTATTTATCCAGAACTGAAAAAATATAGGTTAAGAGGAAAAATTGAGGGAAATAAAATTATCCCTTATGATGATAGAGAAGCAATTAATAAAAGAGATGATTTAGAAGCTATTTGTTATGTAGATGATAGATTTGATCTATTTTTCTTACATATTCAAGGTTCAGGAAAAGTATTATTAGATACTGGTGAAACAATAAATGTAGGTTATGCAAATCAAAATGGACATAAATATAAAGGAATAGGAAGAATGCTTTTAGATGAAGGTGTTCTAAAAGGTTATGGAGCTTCAATGCAAGGAATTAAAGCCTATTTAGAAGCAAATCCTAATAGAGTAGATGAAGTTTTACATGAAAATGAAAGTTATATCTTTTTCTCAAAAAGAGGTCAAGGTGCAACGGGGGCTTTAGGAACAGCTTTAACAGCAGAAAGAAATCTTGCTGTTGATAGAAGATATATTCCACTAGGAATGCCAGTTTTTATCAATACAAAAAATTCTGTTACGCAAGATAAGATAGATAGATTAATGGTTGCAGCTGATGTTGGTGGAGCAATTAAAGGGGAAATAAGAGCAGATTTTTTCTATGGAAATGGAGAAGATGCAGAGCTTTATGCTGGAGGGATGAAGGAACAAGGAAAGTTAACAATACTTGTTCCTAAAGAGTTTGCACAGTAG